One window from the genome of Thermus sediminis encodes:
- a CDS encoding cupin domain-containing protein: protein MEIRDLKKLARFSEEKLLKIPVFDSERMFFDLYALLPGQAQKAHAHRGSDKVYCVLEGEVVVQVGEEEALLAPGMAVLAPAGEVHGVRNESASPALLLVVMAPKP, encoded by the coding sequence ATGGAGATCCGCGACCTGAAGAAGCTAGCCCGCTTCTCCGAGGAGAAGCTTTTGAAGATCCCCGTCTTTGACTCGGAACGGATGTTCTTTGATCTCTACGCCCTTCTTCCAGGGCAAGCGCAGAAGGCGCACGCCCACAGGGGCTCGGACAAGGTGTACTGCGTCCTCGAGGGGGAGGTGGTGGTCCAGGTGGGGGAGGAGGAGGCCCTCCTGGCCCCGGGCATGGCTGTTTTGGCCCCGGCGGGGGAGGTGCACGGGGTCAGGAACGAGTCGGCAAGCCCCGCCCTGCTCCTGGTGGTCATGGCCCCCAAGCCCTAG
- the rpe gene encoding ribulose-phosphate 3-epimerase: MRFAPSILTADLSRLKEAIEEAEAAGVDWIHLDVMDGIFVPNLTFGPILVEAVRRVTALPLDVHLMIVNPERYLEDFAQAGADIITVHFEATPHAHRAVQRVKELGKKAGLAINPATPLAAFEALLPELDLALLMSVNPGFGGQRYIPQSTERLRRLKAMRDALNPGCLLEVDGGINRSTVGEVYLAGADVAVAGSALFNDRPVGENLRELKAALYAFGGG; encoded by the coding sequence GTGCGCTTTGCCCCCTCCATTCTCACGGCGGACCTAAGCAGGCTGAAGGAGGCCATTGAGGAGGCGGAAGCGGCCGGGGTGGACTGGATCCACTTGGACGTGATGGACGGGATCTTTGTCCCCAACCTCACCTTCGGCCCCATCCTGGTGGAGGCGGTGCGCCGGGTGACGGCCTTGCCCTTGGACGTCCACCTCATGATCGTGAACCCGGAGCGCTACCTGGAGGACTTCGCCCAGGCGGGGGCGGACATCATCACCGTCCACTTTGAGGCCACGCCCCACGCCCACCGGGCGGTGCAGCGGGTGAAGGAGCTGGGGAAGAAGGCGGGGCTGGCCATCAACCCCGCCACCCCTTTGGCTGCCTTTGAAGCCCTTCTGCCTGAGCTGGACCTGGCCCTCCTCATGAGCGTGAACCCAGGGTTTGGCGGGCAGAGGTACATCCCCCAGTCCACCGAGCGGCTTAGGCGGCTGAAGGCCATGCGGGATGCCCTTAACCCGGGCTGCCTCCTGGAAGTGGACGGGGGGATAAACCGGAGCACGGTGGGCGAGGTCTACCTGGCGGGTGCGGACGTGGCGGTGGCGGGAAGCGCCCTTTTCAACGACAGGCCGGTCGGGGAGAATTTGAGGGAGTTAAAGGCGGCGCTGTATGCCTTCGGCGGCGGATAG
- a CDS encoding HEAT repeat domain-containing protein → MWRKGERLYALLVFLVVALEALALGGLLWVFSGRLLGAFDYPLARLYLLRGLLLTALALLVLGAYILLYHVYTYWKEVRDRALYERYLSTFTEALFSGGKPPPPPWPEPALEALLHLREMLKGEMGERVSGWLRQARPPWVFRLQARWTSRPERLEALEALGLARLPETLWAILPYLEQRDPVLRLAAARAGARVAQGEGVLHLGKALLRAGLPRGALLEALLLLEDRGEPVAALFLEKGGREEVWAALEATGRLHLHALAERVLPFLEAEDPEVQAAALRALARLGYPLVGHEGVVLGLLTGGEEFLRVHAARLAPLLPQNLARRALWEALEDPSFYVRRAAAEALATLDLELLRKAAEAHSDPYGRAMAAQVLQEAAWSS, encoded by the coding sequence ATGTGGCGAAAAGGTGAGCGGCTCTACGCCCTCCTCGTCTTCCTGGTGGTGGCCCTCGAGGCCCTGGCCCTGGGCGGGCTCCTTTGGGTTTTTTCGGGGCGCCTCCTGGGTGCCTTTGACTACCCCTTGGCTAGGCTCTACCTCCTGCGGGGGCTTCTCCTCACCGCCCTGGCCCTCCTGGTCCTAGGGGCATACATCCTCCTTTACCACGTCTACACCTACTGGAAAGAGGTCCGGGATAGGGCCCTTTACGAGCGGTACCTCTCCACCTTTACCGAGGCCCTCTTCTCCGGGGGTAAACCCCCGCCCCCTCCTTGGCCGGAGCCCGCTCTGGAGGCCCTCTTGCACCTAAGGGAGATGCTAAAAGGGGAGATGGGAGAGAGAGTGTCCGGTTGGCTCCGGCAGGCCCGTCCGCCCTGGGTGTTTCGCCTCCAGGCCCGTTGGACCTCCCGCCCCGAGCGCCTCGAGGCCCTGGAGGCCCTGGGGCTCGCCCGACTTCCCGAGACCCTTTGGGCTATCCTTCCCTATCTGGAGCAGCGGGACCCCGTCCTCCGGCTGGCGGCGGCCCGGGCCGGGGCCCGGGTGGCCCAGGGAGAGGGGGTCCTTCACCTGGGTAAGGCCCTCTTGAGGGCGGGGCTCCCCCGGGGGGCCCTTCTGGAGGCCCTGCTCCTCCTGGAGGACCGGGGGGAGCCCGTGGCGGCCCTTTTTCTGGAAAAGGGGGGAAGGGAGGAGGTCTGGGCGGCCCTGGAGGCCACGGGCCGCCTCCATCTCCACGCCTTGGCGGAGAGGGTTCTCCCCTTCCTGGAGGCCGAGGACCCCGAGGTGCAGGCGGCCGCCCTCAGGGCCCTAGCCCGCCTGGGCTATCCCCTTGTGGGCCACGAGGGGGTGGTCTTGGGGCTTCTGACGGGTGGGGAAGAGTTCCTGAGGGTCCATGCGGCCCGCCTCGCGCCCCTTCTCCCCCAAAACCTTGCCAGAAGGGCCCTCTGGGAGGCCCTCGAGGACCCTTCCTTCTACGTGCGCCGGGCGGCGGCGGAGGCCTTGGCTACCCTGGACCTGGAACTCCTCAGGAAGGCAGCCGAGGCCCATTCCGACCCTTACGGCCGGGCCATGGCCGCCCAGGTGCTTCAGGAGGCAGCATGGAGTTCCTAG
- a CDS encoding response regulator transcription factor → MRVLLVEDDPLVARVLEMVLSRAGHEVHLAKGLPAAKERLAEAWEAIILDLNLPGGFGLDLLRHLRQDLGKAIPVIVLSGLKQERTVLEAMRLGAQDYLTKPFSPGELVLRLERHVAKR, encoded by the coding sequence ATGAGGGTTCTTTTGGTGGAAGACGACCCTTTGGTAGCCCGGGTGCTTGAGATGGTCCTCTCCCGGGCGGGCCATGAGGTCCACCTGGCCAAGGGCCTCCCCGCGGCCAAGGAGAGGCTCGCCGAGGCCTGGGAGGCCATCATTTTGGACCTGAACCTGCCCGGGGGGTTCGGCCTGGACCTCCTCCGCCACCTGCGCCAGGACCTGGGCAAGGCGATCCCGGTGATCGTTCTCTCCGGCCTGAAGCAGGAGAGGACGGTTTTGGAAGCCATGCGCCTGGGGGCCCAGGACTACCTCACCAAGCCCTTCAGCCCGGGCGAGCTGGTCCTCAGACTGGAGCGGCATGTGGCGAAAAGGTGA
- a CDS encoding ATP-binding protein: protein MVRAPPSDLAFLAELLARYPVRLVYRGEVLPQGPVQGEKLLQEGELALYWEGPKPPSRGVREALALLLRAFRELLALRERELALLQAQDETARLLRLLLHEIKNPLMSILGAMELLGVEGLPEEARELLQIAKRSARRIQELLQKAQDYLRLGQGVRLEVERVDLKALLQEAVEEVRPLARRKRIALRLTLPRGEAWAYGDRDWLYQAVLNVLSNAVKYTPEGGQVAVRLLQSRDRYGIAVADTGPGIPKEEQEKVFEPFYRASTRGEVEGTGLGLALVKRVLEAHGGEARLRSRLGRGSLFLLLLPRPRPGQRAPVGRLLLLLLALIALARLPLYPAPLGSKAFGEVPAGEVVRLKGLELAFSPEARGEARRWRSLWGGGERVRVALEAGSVEAVREAAIPLTLSTPEGEVRPTGTHLRLSREEGGRVSLYRGRLALGAEGLPAGEGVVLGTGERRKLLSAPLVRAAYGPSGEVVFRLLGPEGNRGFRVEVRSGEAVVLSAKVAEALFTYAPQADRVSQVRAFALDELGLEGFPSEPLSFRERRSFYEGKGRLPGDPQGAEAHLRRAVAAFPDDAEALGELAFALYLQGRHAEAKPLYERALALLDSPDIRVRYGRLLHHMGRYGEAEASYRQVLSQDPGNLDARWGLAEVALALGRAKEAELLARQVLLVRPDYPLGRFTLAKALLEQGKGEEARRLLQEELRANPDPEVGRLLRELGE from the coding sequence ATGGTGCGGGCTCCTCCCTCGGACCTCGCCTTCCTGGCGGAACTCCTCGCCCGCTACCCGGTGCGGCTCGTCTACCGGGGTGAGGTTCTGCCCCAGGGGCCCGTGCAGGGGGAGAAGCTTTTGCAGGAGGGGGAGCTGGCCCTTTATTGGGAGGGTCCCAAGCCCCCAAGCCGGGGGGTGCGGGAGGCCTTGGCCCTCCTTTTGCGGGCCTTCCGGGAGCTCCTCGCCCTGCGGGAGCGGGAACTTGCCCTCCTCCAGGCCCAGGACGAGACGGCGAGGCTTCTTCGCCTCCTCCTTCACGAGATCAAAAACCCCCTCATGAGCATCCTGGGCGCCATGGAGCTCCTGGGGGTGGAGGGTCTGCCCGAGGAGGCTAGGGAACTTCTCCAGATCGCCAAGAGGAGCGCCAGGCGCATCCAAGAGCTTCTGCAAAAGGCCCAGGACTACCTGAGGCTGGGCCAGGGGGTCCGCCTCGAGGTGGAGCGGGTGGACCTGAAGGCCCTCCTCCAGGAGGCGGTGGAGGAGGTGCGCCCCTTGGCCCGCAGGAAGCGGATCGCCCTCCGCCTTACCCTGCCCCGGGGGGAGGCCTGGGCCTATGGGGACCGGGACTGGCTTTACCAGGCGGTGCTCAACGTCCTTTCCAACGCCGTCAAGTACACCCCGGAGGGGGGGCAGGTGGCCGTGCGCCTCCTCCAGAGCCGGGATCGCTACGGCATCGCTGTGGCCGACACCGGCCCCGGCATCCCCAAGGAGGAGCAGGAAAAGGTCTTTGAGCCCTTCTACCGGGCCTCCACCCGGGGGGAAGTGGAGGGCACAGGGCTGGGACTGGCTCTGGTGAAGCGGGTCCTCGAGGCCCACGGGGGCGAGGCACGCCTGAGGAGCCGCCTGGGCAGGGGAAGCCTTTTCCTCCTCCTTCTCCCCAGGCCCAGGCCCGGCCAGAGGGCCCCGGTGGGGCGGCTTCTCCTCCTCCTTCTCGCCCTCATCGCCCTGGCCCGGCTTCCCCTCTACCCGGCCCCCCTGGGCTCCAAGGCCTTCGGGGAGGTGCCCGCGGGGGAGGTGGTGCGCCTAAAGGGGTTGGAGCTGGCCTTTAGCCCCGAGGCCCGGGGGGAGGCCCGGAGGTGGCGGAGCCTCTGGGGTGGTGGAGAGCGGGTGCGGGTGGCCCTGGAGGCGGGCAGCGTGGAGGCGGTGCGGGAGGCGGCCATCCCCCTCACCCTCTCCACCCCGGAAGGGGAGGTCCGGCCCACGGGCACCCACCTGCGCCTTTCCCGGGAGGAAGGGGGGCGGGTTTCCCTCTACCGGGGCCGGCTGGCCCTGGGTGCCGAAGGGCTTCCCGCTGGGGAGGGGGTGGTCTTGGGCACGGGGGAGCGGCGGAAGCTCCTCTCTGCGCCCCTGGTGCGGGCGGCCTATGGCCCCTCGGGGGAGGTGGTCTTCCGCCTCCTGGGCCCCGAGGGTAACCGGGGCTTTCGTGTGGAGGTGCGAAGCGGGGAGGCGGTGGTCCTTTCCGCCAAGGTGGCTGAGGCTTTGTTCACGTACGCTCCCCAGGCGGACCGGGTGAGCCAGGTGCGGGCCTTCGCCCTGGACGAGCTAGGCCTCGAGGGCTTCCCCTCGGAACCCCTTTCCTTTCGGGAGCGGAGGAGCTTTTACGAGGGGAAAGGGCGCCTCCCGGGGGACCCCCAAGGGGCCGAGGCCCATCTGAGGCGGGCGGTTGCCGCCTTCCCCGATGACGCCGAGGCCCTAGGGGAACTGGCCTTCGCCCTCTACCTCCAAGGCCGTCACGCCGAGGCCAAGCCCCTTTACGAGAGGGCCCTAGCCCTTCTGGACAGCCCCGACATCCGGGTACGCTATGGCCGCCTCCTCCACCACATGGGGCGCTACGGGGAGGCGGAGGCGAGCTACCGCCAGGTCCTCTCCCAGGACCCCGGGAACCTGGACGCCCGCTGGGGCCTGGCGGAGGTGGCGCTGGCCTTGGGCCGGGCCAAGGAGGCGGAGCTTCTCGCCCGCCAAGTCCTCCTGGTGAGGCCCGACTACCCCTTGGGCCGCTTCACCCTGGCCAAGGCCCTCCTGGAGCAGGGGAAGGGGGAGGAGGCCCGGAGGCTCCTGCAGGAGGAGCTCAGGGCCAACCCGGACCCCGAGGTGGGGCGCCTTTTGCGGGAGCTGGGAGAGTAG